CCATTGGAGCTCATCAAGAGGGAGGGTCATGATAATGGCTATTTGTCTTGATTTTTGTTGTAGTTGGGATGAGCTTAAGGTGAAAAATTTaagatataatgtccaTCGTCTTTCCACGAACAGCAAGAAACTACACAAGATAAAATGCTTCAAGCGAGACTGCTGCACTGCTCGTCGCAGGTGCTACGGGTGGCTTCTGGTCCAAATCGTCTAATGCCAGCTCCTACATCGGCTATTCCTGACGTTAATACATTTCTTAAAGTTATCGGGAGAAAATGCGATGAATTCGCAGAAAACTATAATAATGAATGGAAGAACCTATTCGAATGGGACTCCGCTGCTCTAAAAGAGAAAGGTATTCCTCCACAGCAGCGTAAGTACATTCT
The Eremothecium sinecaudum strain ATCC 58844 chromosome II, complete sequence DNA segment above includes these coding regions:
- the FYV4 gene encoding mitochondrial 37S ribosomal protein mS41 (Syntenic homolog of Ashbya gossypii AAL054W; Syntenic homolog of Saccharomyces cerevisiae YHR059W (FYV4)) codes for the protein MLQARLLHCSSQVLRVASGPNRLMPAPTSAIPDVNTFLKVIGRKCDEFAENYNNEWKNLFEWDSAALKEKGIPPQQRKYILRQVERLRAGEPVIEFKKGKKSFFGGERKYKEQKAKWLATERKNNSS